From a single bacterium genomic region:
- the pruA gene encoding L-glutamate gamma-semialdehyde dehydrogenase: protein MAHGIFRLPTPINEPILEYRPGSPERKALQAKLKELAGKELEIPLVIGGKAVKTGKLADCAMPHDHGHVLARCHLAGKAEVAQAIDAALKARAQWARLPWQERAAIFKRAADLLATSWRSTLNAATMLGQSKNAFQAEIDAACELIDFFNFNVKYMEAIYAEQPPVSPKGTWNQLEQRPLEGFVFAVTPFNFTSIAGNLPSAPALMGNVVVWKPASSSLYSGWFLMQLFQAAGVPDGVINFVPGPGSAVGPIVMAHPALAGIHFTGSTRVFHDMWKTVGANIASYKSYPRIVGETGGKDFVVAHPSADADEVAVGLARGAFEYQGQKCSAASRAYIPKSLWPKVQKKLLAILADMKMGDPADFTNFVNAVIDAGAYRDIAGYIDYAKKSKRAEVIAGGKCDDRKGWFIEPTVVVTDDPHFKLMEEEIFGPVLTIYVYENRDWLKTLALVDTTSPYALTGAVFARDRAAVIEAREALVNAAGNFYINDKPTGAVVGQQPFGGARASGTNDKAGSALNLLRWVSPRTVKENFIPPTDYRYPFLEPDK, encoded by the coding sequence ATGGCGCACGGCATCTTCCGGCTTCCCACCCCCATCAACGAACCGATCCTCGAGTACCGCCCGGGCAGTCCCGAGCGCAAGGCGCTGCAGGCCAAGCTGAAGGAGCTCGCCGGCAAGGAGCTCGAGATCCCGCTCGTCATCGGCGGCAAGGCCGTGAAGACGGGAAAGCTCGCCGACTGCGCAATGCCCCATGACCATGGGCACGTGCTGGCGCGCTGCCACCTGGCCGGCAAGGCCGAGGTGGCGCAGGCCATCGACGCGGCGCTCAAGGCGCGCGCCCAGTGGGCGCGCCTGCCCTGGCAGGAGCGCGCGGCCATCTTCAAGCGCGCCGCGGACCTGCTGGCGACGAGCTGGCGCTCCACCCTGAACGCCGCCACCATGCTCGGCCAGAGCAAGAACGCCTTCCAGGCCGAGATCGACGCCGCCTGCGAGCTGATCGACTTCTTCAACTTCAACGTGAAGTACATGGAGGCCATCTACGCCGAGCAGCCGCCGGTCAGCCCCAAGGGCACCTGGAACCAGCTCGAGCAGCGGCCGCTGGAGGGCTTCGTCTTCGCGGTGACGCCCTTCAACTTCACGAGCATCGCGGGCAACCTGCCCAGCGCGCCGGCGCTGATGGGCAACGTGGTGGTCTGGAAGCCCGCCTCGAGCAGCCTCTACAGCGGTTGGTTCCTGATGCAGCTCTTCCAGGCGGCGGGCGTGCCGGACGGCGTCATCAACTTCGTGCCCGGGCCGGGCAGCGCCGTCGGCCCGATCGTCATGGCCCACCCCGCCCTCGCCGGCATCCACTTCACGGGCTCGACGCGCGTCTTCCACGACATGTGGAAGACCGTCGGCGCGAACATCGCCAGCTACAAGAGCTACCCGCGCATCGTGGGCGAGACGGGCGGCAAGGACTTCGTCGTCGCGCATCCGAGCGCGGACGCGGACGAGGTGGCCGTGGGCCTCGCGCGCGGCGCCTTCGAGTACCAGGGCCAAAAATGTTCGGCGGCGAGCCGGGCCTACATCCCGAAGAGCCTGTGGCCCAAGGTGCAGAAGAAGCTGCTGGCCATCCTGGCCGACATGAAGATGGGCGACCCGGCCGACTTCACCAACTTCGTGAACGCGGTGATCGACGCCGGCGCCTACCGGGACATCGCGGGCTACATCGATTACGCGAAGAAGAGCAAGCGCGCTGAAGTCATCGCGGGCGGCAAGTGCGACGACCGCAAGGGCTGGTTCATCGAGCCCACCGTGGTGGTCACCGACGACCCCCACTTCAAGCTGATGGAGGAGGAGATCTTCGGCCCTGTGCTGACGATCTACGTCTACGAGAACCGCGACTGGCTCAAGACGCTCGCCCTGGTCGACACGACCAGCCCCTACGCGCTCACCGGCGCCGTCTTCGCGCGGGATCGCGCGGCGGTGATCGAGGCGCGCGAGGCATTGGTCAACGCGGCCGGCAACTTCTACATCAACGACAAGCCGACGGGCGCGGTGGTCGGCCAGCAGCCCTTCGGCGGCGCGCGGGCCAGTGGCACCAACGATAAGGCCGGCAGCGCGCTCAACCTGCTGCGCTGGGTGAGCCCGCGGACGGTGAAGGAGAACTTCATCCCGCCGACGGACTACCGCTACCCCTTCCTCGAGCCGGACAAGTAG